A window from Malassezia japonica chromosome 1, complete sequence encodes these proteins:
- the ARG4 gene encoding argininosuccinate lyase (BUSCO:EOG092621S9; EggNog:ENOG503NVYH; COG:E), which produces MSGEDFTKKKLWGGRFTGETDPVMHAFNESLSYDKRMWSQDIRGSQAYAKALIGCKILTEAEAQTICDGLNRVGEEWRTNNFSVAPEDEDIHTANERRLKELIGPVAGKLHTGRSRNDQVATDMRLWLLDEIDELESLATELVHVMAKRAREEVDVLMPGYTHLQRAQPIRWSHLLLSHATYFQYDVERLRALRSRVSMLPLGAGPLAGNPFAGLDREALAKDLGFQTVGPNSMHSVADRDFVVETLMWCSLFSVHASKIAEDLIIYSSAEFGFVQLSDAYSTGSSIMPQKKNPDSLELLRGKSGRLFGNLSGFMMSLKGIPSTYNKDLQEDKEPMFDSVDTAVACLKILTGVVSTLTISSEKMRGALTTDMLATDLADYLVRKGIPFRETHHISGSAVKLAEDRGCELSDLSLEDLLTLHPAFEEDVKLVWDPEQSVERRNAIGGTSRRAVLEQVDKLLA; this is translated from the exons ATGAGCGGAGAGGACTTTACCAAGAAGAAGCTGTGGGGCGGCCGCTTCACCGGCGAGACCGACCCTGTGATGCATGCTTTCAATGAGTCGCTGTCGTATGACAAGCGCATGTGGTCGCAGGATATCCGTGGCTCGCAGGCCTACGCTAAGGCACTTATCGGGTGCAAGATCCtgaccgaggccgaggcgcagacCATCTGCGACGGACTGAACCGTGTGGGCGAGGAGTGGCGCACCAACAACTTCAGTGTGGCTCCCGAAGACGAGGACATCCACACGGCGaacgagcgccgcctcaaGGAGCTTATCGGCCCGGTGGCCGGCAAGCTGCACACTGGCCGTAGCCGCAACGACCAGGTGGCTACTGATATGCGTCTCTGGCTCCTGGACGAGATCGATgagctcgagtcgctcgccaCCGAGCTAGTGCATGTCATGGCGAAGCGCGCTCGTGAGgaggtcgacgtgctcatGCCGGGTTACACCCacctgcagcgtgcgcagccgaTCCGCTGGTCGCACCTGCTCCTGTCGCACGCGACCTACTTCCAATACGACGTGGAGCgtctgcgtgcgctgcgctcgcgtgTCTCGATGCTGCCGCTGGGCGCGGGCCCGCTGGCGGGCAACCCTTTCGCGGGTTTGGACCgtgaggcgctcgccaaggacctCGGCTTCCAGACTGTGGGCCCGAACAGCATGCACAGCGTCGCTGACCGCGACTTTgtcgtcgagacgctcaTGTGGTGCTCGCTCTTTTCGGTACACGCCAGCAAGATTGCCGAGGACCTCATCATTTACTCCAGCGCCGAGTTTGGCTTTGTGCAGCTCAGCGACGCGTACAGCACCGGCTCATCGATCATGCCGCAGAAGAAGAACCCCGACAGTCTAgagctgctgcgtggcaAGAGCGGCCGTCTCTTTGGCAACCTGTCCGGCTTTATGATGTCGCTCAAAGGTATCCCCTCGACCTACAACAAGGATCTGCAGGAGGACAAGGAGCCGATGTTTGACTCTGTCGACACGGCGGTTGCCTGCCTCAAGATTTTGACCGGCGTCGTGAGCACGCTTACG ATCTCGTCCGAGAAGATGCGCGGTGCGCTCACGACCGATATGCTTGCTACGGACCTCGCCGACTACCTCGTCCGCAAGGGT ATTCCCTTCCGCGAGACACACCACATTTCCGGCTCGGCTGTGAAGCTGGCCGAGGACCGCGGCTGCGAGCTGAGCGACCTGTCTCTCGAGGACTTGCTCACACTGCATCCCGCCTTTGAGGAGGATGTGAAGCTCGTGTGGGACCCCGAGCagagcgtcgagcgccgcaacgccatcggcggcacgagccgccgcgcggtgctcgagcaggtagACAAGCTCCTGGCCTAA